A stretch of the Aminipila terrae genome encodes the following:
- a CDS encoding M56 family metallopeptidase, translating into MAIIWFNIFIAMISFVRLRSNFIINFSLTPLLLLTVTCFLRLLCSFELPITFVIHSTWVFPAIIDFLTVSRFSICNNEIHVCLLNLIVLFWISGSLYFLLVYILQSIRLVKIIRTEKETQDKQLLFCLNQIQKTGHKKLKVKFIRASWIIVPMVTGFLKPTIFLPDISFTDSELKSILLHEWHHFLNKDIWIKLLMCIISIIFWWNPFVYALKVNLNHILEVHCDLKLTAKMNDNDRLEYLKSITKIIKFQLSLKRDYEYNRLPSMSFLVSTNNMKKIEQRFMLVLDNQPKKKNKFSLILVYATILLSFFFSYVFVLQPVYEPTVEAGFEQSFSVSPQNSYLKNNRDGTYSLYVNNQYQFDITNISEEPFLSLSIKQ; encoded by the coding sequence ATGGCAATTATTTGGTTTAACATATTTATCGCGATGATTTCTTTTGTACGGTTGCGCAGTAACTTTATTATTAATTTCAGTCTTACTCCCTTGCTGCTTTTAACCGTTACGTGTTTTCTCCGCTTGCTATGCTCTTTTGAACTTCCTATTACGTTTGTTATCCATTCGACGTGGGTTTTTCCGGCTATCATAGATTTTTTGACTGTCTCAAGATTCTCTATTTGTAATAATGAAATTCATGTTTGTTTATTAAACTTAATTGTTCTTTTTTGGATATCTGGTAGTTTATATTTTCTACTAGTATATATACTGCAATCAATTCGACTGGTTAAAATCATACGGACTGAAAAAGAAACACAGGATAAGCAACTCCTTTTCTGCCTAAATCAAATCCAAAAAACAGGTCATAAAAAATTAAAAGTAAAGTTTATTCGAGCCTCATGGATTATTGTTCCAATGGTTACAGGCTTTCTAAAACCCACAATTTTTTTACCTGATATTTCCTTTACAGATAGCGAGCTAAAAAGCATACTATTACATGAATGGCATCATTTTCTAAATAAAGATATTTGGATTAAACTACTTATGTGCATAATCAGTATAATCTTCTGGTGGAATCCATTTGTTTATGCTTTAAAAGTAAACTTGAACCATATATTGGAAGTCCACTGCGACTTAAAACTTACCGCTAAAATGAATGATAATGACCGACTGGAATATTTAAAAAGTATAACAAAAATTATTAAATTTCAATTAAGTTTAAAAAGGGATTACGAATATAACAGACTTCCATCTATGTCTTTTTTAGTAAGCACGAATAATATGAAAAAAATCGAACAAAGATTTATGTTAGTATTGGATAATCAACCAAAGAAAAAAAATAAGTTCTCTTTAATTTTGGTATATGCCACAATTCTACTATCCTTTTTCTTTTCATATGTTTTTGTTCTCCAGCCTGTATATGAACCTACAGTTGAAGCCGGATTCGAACAATCTTTCTCCGTTTCCCCACAGAATTCATATTTAAAAAATAATAGAGATGGTACTTATTCGCTATATGTTAATAATCAGTATCAATTTGATATCACCAATATTTCTGAAGAACCATTTTTATCACTATCTATTAAACAATAA
- the purN gene encoding phosphoribosylglycinamide formyltransferase, giving the protein MLRISVLVSGGGTNLQAVIDSIETGRIRNAEVACIISSNPQAFALERGIKHGIKTFVIDKSQYPAMSLRTKAIISALKEEKTDLVVLAGYMSVLEPELIEAFRGKIINIHPSLIPKYCGKGFYGHHVHEAVIAAGEKESGATVHFVDEGVDTGPIIIQQKVPVLEGDTPDDLGARVLKIEHQILTEAINKVISGL; this is encoded by the coding sequence ATGCTAAGGATTTCTGTATTAGTGTCTGGAGGAGGAACCAATCTGCAAGCAGTTATTGATTCCATTGAGACAGGGAGAATCAGAAATGCAGAGGTTGCATGCATTATTTCCAGCAATCCACAGGCCTTTGCTTTAGAAAGAGGGATAAAACACGGAATCAAAACTTTTGTGATTGATAAAAGTCAGTATCCAGCCATGTCCCTGAGAACAAAAGCAATTATTTCTGCTTTGAAAGAGGAAAAAACAGATTTAGTAGTGCTTGCAGGATATATGAGCGTCCTTGAACCGGAATTGATAGAAGCATTCAGAGGTAAAATCATTAACATACATCCATCTCTTATTCCAAAATACTGCGGTAAAGGGTTCTATGGTCATCATGTTCATGAGGCTGTTATCGCGGCAGGTGAAAAGGAAAGCGGAGCTACTGTTCATTTTGTTGATGAGGGAGTTGATACAGGCCCTATAATCATACAGCAAAAAGTCCCTGTTCTGGAGGGAGATACTCCTGATGATTTGGGAGCACGGGTACTTAAGATAGAACATCAGATTCTTACGGAAGCTATAAATAAAGTTATTTCAGGACTTTAA
- a CDS encoding phosphoribosylglycinamide synthetase C domain-containing protein → MIGEDGPKVIEFNNRFGDPETQSVLLRLESDLFDIFNAVVDNKLNDVNIKWSHKKAVCVVLASGGYPGDYEKGKEIHGLNGVHEDAIVFHAGTRFKEKKPMVSDNDSGASEQENVILTDGGRVLGVAVLGDTHDEARAKAFENVKKISFEGMQYRTDIGLIVRK, encoded by the coding sequence ATGATCGGTGAAGACGGGCCGAAAGTTATTGAATTCAATAACCGTTTCGGTGACCCAGAAACTCAGTCTGTATTGCTTAGACTGGAAAGTGACTTATTCGACATTTTTAACGCGGTAGTTGACAATAAACTAAATGATGTAAATATAAAGTGGAGCCACAAAAAGGCAGTATGTGTTGTTCTGGCATCCGGTGGATATCCGGGGGATTATGAAAAAGGAAAAGAAATTCATGGCCTCAATGGGGTTCATGAGGATGCAATTGTATTTCATGCTGGAACCAGATTTAAAGAAAAGAAACCAATGGTTTCAGACAATGACAGCGGAGCATCAGAGCAGGAAAATGTAATCCTTACGGACGGTGGCAGAGTATTAGGTGTTGCTGTACTTGGCGATACTCATGATGAAGCCAGAGCTAAAGCCTTTGAAAATGTTAAAAAAATCAGTTTTGAGGGAATGCAGTACAGAACAGATATAGGGCTGATTGTAAGAAAATAA
- a CDS encoding phosphoribosylformylglycinamidine synthase subunit PurQ → MTENPESWSKPFMALLGALKVQKELGIPAIGGKDSMSGTFMDINVPPTLVSFAVAVADASEVISTEFKGTDSKLVYLTTDRNEDKIIDFQMYRKNMSRVRELAAAGEILAANTVGKGGIFISTVKMAVGNKIGAVLEHISKKELQERDYGALILEIDKAADVDEMFKGLRYKVIGHTDRRESLVITITEEEKNCPSQTMEMNLDDIISKWSKPLENVFPVRTSDFKDRLDETEVPAISYITRTRTAPGVKIAKPRVLIPAFPGTNCEMDSKRAFERAGAQADIHIMRNMSQAQLIDSIKELEEKIKESQIIFIPGGFSGGDEPDGSAKFITAVFRNPSVREAVTNLMDNRDGLMLGICNGFQALIKLGLVPYGRITEMDEHAPTLTYNKIGRHVSGLVNTRIASNKSPWLAGVENGDIHTIAVSHGEGRFIADKDLIEKLIESGQIATQYVDFAGKPSMDIRYNPNYSAYAIEGITSPDGRIFGKMGHSERMGQYVYKNVEGNKDQKIFESGVKYFK, encoded by the coding sequence ATGACTGAAAATCCTGAAAGCTGGAGTAAACCATTTATGGCATTGCTGGGAGCACTGAAAGTTCAGAAGGAACTGGGTATCCCTGCTATTGGAGGTAAGGATAGTATGTCTGGGACATTTATGGATATTAATGTTCCCCCTACTCTGGTATCCTTTGCAGTAGCAGTTGCAGATGCATCGGAGGTTATATCCACAGAATTTAAAGGAACAGACAGTAAACTGGTGTACCTTACAACAGATCGGAATGAAGATAAAATCATAGATTTTCAAATGTATAGAAAAAATATGTCCAGGGTTCGCGAGTTAGCGGCCGCAGGTGAGATTCTTGCCGCAAATACTGTGGGGAAAGGTGGTATTTTCATTTCCACAGTAAAGATGGCAGTGGGAAATAAAATTGGTGCGGTTCTTGAACATATCAGTAAAAAAGAACTTCAGGAACGGGACTATGGAGCACTAATTCTGGAAATAGACAAAGCTGCTGATGTAGATGAAATGTTCAAAGGGCTTAGATATAAGGTTATTGGACATACTGACAGAAGAGAGAGCTTGGTTATCACCATTACAGAGGAAGAGAAGAATTGCCCTTCCCAAACTATGGAAATGAATCTGGATGATATTATCAGTAAATGGAGTAAACCTCTGGAAAATGTTTTTCCAGTAAGAACTTCTGATTTTAAGGATAGGTTGGATGAGACAGAAGTTCCGGCCATTTCATATATAACCAGAACAAGGACAGCACCGGGTGTTAAGATTGCAAAGCCGAGAGTACTGATTCCTGCTTTTCCAGGAACAAACTGTGAAATGGACTCCAAAAGGGCTTTTGAGAGAGCAGGAGCCCAGGCGGATATTCATATCATGAGAAATATGTCCCAGGCACAGCTAATTGATTCTATTAAAGAACTGGAAGAGAAAATAAAAGAAAGTCAGATTATTTTTATCCCTGGAGGCTTTTCAGGGGGAGATGAACCAGACGGCTCAGCCAAGTTTATTACTGCAGTATTTAGAAATCCTAGTGTAAGAGAGGCAGTTACTAATCTGATGGATAACAGAGATGGTCTGATGCTGGGTATTTGCAACGGATTCCAGGCGCTGATAAAATTAGGACTTGTCCCTTATGGAAGGATTACGGAAATGGACGAGCATGCACCTACCCTTACCTATAACAAAATAGGCCGTCATGTATCCGGTCTGGTGAATACAAGGATTGCTTCTAACAAATCCCCTTGGCTTGCAGGGGTGGAAAACGGAGATATTCATACCATTGCAGTTTCTCACGGAGAAGGCAGATTTATAGCAGATAAAGACTTAATTGAAAAACTCATTGAAAGCGGACAGATTGCCACTCAGTACGTTGATTTTGCTGGGAAACCATCAATGGATATCCGATACAATCCAAACTATTCAGCTTATGCCATTGAGGGGATTACTTCTCCGGATGGCAGGATATTTGGAAAGATGGGACATTCAGAAAGAATGGGACAATATGTATATAAAAATGTTGAAGGTAACAAGGATCAGAAAATCTTTGAATCCGGAGTTAAATATTTTAAATAG
- the purM gene encoding phosphoribosylformylglycinamidine cyclo-ligase: MNSRLTYKDAGVDTKEGEKAVELMKPHVKKTFNANVLTGLGGFGSLFKLDTSGMSEPVLVSGTDGVGTKLKIAFEMDRHDTVGIDCVAMCVNDVLCQGAKPLFFLDYIATGKVQAEKIAEIVKGIAEGCYQAGSALVGGETAEMPGFYQEGEYDMAGFSVGVVDKNKMITGANITKGNKVIGIASSGIHSNGYSLVRKVFFEKMQMKVSDYVEDLGMTLGEALLTPTKIYAKACNAVLDKYQINGIIHITGGGFFENIPRIIPEGLGVKINVGTWEVPPIFSYIKKCGNIQETDMFSTYNMGVGMMMIVPEKEAESVVAALKEAGETADIIGEIIEGKGVAIC; the protein is encoded by the coding sequence ATGAATAGCAGATTAACATATAAAGATGCCGGAGTGGATACTAAAGAAGGGGAGAAAGCCGTAGAATTAATGAAACCCCATGTAAAGAAAACATTTAATGCAAATGTTCTGACTGGGCTGGGTGGATTTGGAAGCCTGTTTAAACTGGATACTTCTGGTATGAGTGAACCTGTCTTGGTTTCAGGGACAGATGGTGTTGGAACAAAGTTGAAAATTGCATTTGAGATGGACAGGCATGACACGGTTGGAATAGACTGTGTGGCCATGTGCGTCAATGATGTACTTTGCCAGGGAGCAAAGCCTCTGTTTTTTCTTGATTATATAGCAACGGGAAAAGTTCAGGCAGAGAAGATTGCTGAAATTGTAAAAGGCATTGCAGAAGGCTGCTATCAAGCAGGAAGTGCTCTGGTTGGAGGGGAGACTGCTGAAATGCCGGGCTTCTACCAGGAAGGCGAGTATGATATGGCAGGATTTTCCGTAGGAGTTGTGGATAAGAATAAAATGATTACCGGCGCCAACATTACCAAAGGAAATAAAGTAATAGGCATAGCATCCAGCGGTATTCATAGTAATGGATATTCCCTTGTTAGAAAAGTATTTTTTGAAAAAATGCAGATGAAGGTCAGTGATTATGTAGAAGACTTGGGAATGACTTTAGGCGAAGCGTTGCTTACTCCTACTAAGATATATGCAAAGGCTTGTAACGCCGTTTTGGATAAATACCAGATAAATGGAATTATTCACATCACAGGAGGCGGTTTCTTCGAAAACATCCCCAGAATAATACCAGAAGGTCTCGGGGTTAAAATCAATGTTGGAACATGGGAAGTTCCCCCTATTTTTTCTTATATAAAGAAATGTGGAAATATTCAGGAGACGGACATGTTTTCAACGTACAATATGGGGGTAGGCATGATGATGATTGTGCCTGAAAAAGAGGCGGAATCCGTTGTTGCAGCCTTAAAAGAAGCTGGAGAGACCGCTGATATAATTGGTGAAATCATTGAAGGGAAAGGTGTAGCTATATGCTAA
- the purF gene encoding amidophosphoribosyltransferase, producing the protein MIDINQELRTFEDEKFHDECGVVGVYEPGNKQNARSVYFGLHSLQHRGQESAGIAANLGGKIQYYKEMGLVQEIFNDEIIERLQGDIAIGHVRYSTAGESHASNAMPLVVYHKGGALALAHNGNLVNARILREEMQDNGVIFQTSIDSEVIAALIARHLKNSTIEEAITQTLQVVKGAYALVITSANKLIGVRDPNGIRPLCIGKTDKGFVLSSESCIFSLLGARMLRDVEPGEMVVIENNEIKSFKYAKGSRRASCAFEYVYFSRPDSDIDTRNVYTARNLCGKILAKEHPVEGDIVISVPDSGTVAAIGYAKESGIPYGEGFIKNRYVGRTFIQPDQRMRELSVRLKLNVLKENVAGKRVIMIDDSIVRGTTSAKIVRMLKEAGAKEVHVRVASPPVTDPCFFGIDTPDKSKLIAATHTIEEIRKGMGADSLGYLSVEGMLEAIGLGDDKVCTACFTGDYPMELPESGMEFED; encoded by the coding sequence ATGATTGATATTAACCAAGAATTAAGGACTTTTGAAGATGAAAAATTTCACGATGAATGTGGAGTGGTTGGTGTTTACGAGCCAGGAAACAAGCAAAATGCCCGTTCTGTATATTTTGGACTGCATTCCCTGCAGCACAGAGGTCAGGAAAGTGCTGGAATAGCGGCAAATCTTGGAGGAAAAATACAGTATTATAAAGAAATGGGACTGGTACAGGAAATCTTTAATGACGAGATTATTGAAAGACTACAGGGAGATATTGCTATCGGTCATGTAAGATACAGTACTGCTGGCGAAAGCCATGCTTCTAATGCCATGCCCCTAGTTGTTTATCATAAAGGAGGGGCTCTGGCTCTGGCACATAACGGAAATCTGGTAAATGCCCGGATACTACGAGAAGAGATGCAGGACAATGGGGTGATCTTCCAGACTTCTATTGATTCAGAAGTAATAGCGGCACTGATTGCAAGACATCTGAAGAACAGCACCATTGAAGAGGCCATTACCCAGACTCTGCAGGTTGTAAAAGGAGCTTATGCATTGGTAATAACCTCTGCCAACAAGCTAATTGGTGTAAGGGATCCCAATGGTATCCGGCCCCTTTGTATTGGAAAAACGGACAAGGGTTTTGTCCTTTCTTCAGAAAGCTGTATATTTTCGCTTCTGGGTGCCAGGATGCTTCGGGATGTGGAACCTGGCGAGATGGTGGTAATTGAAAATAATGAGATTAAATCCTTTAAATATGCCAAAGGGTCCAGAAGAGCTTCCTGCGCTTTTGAATATGTATACTTCTCCAGACCGGACAGTGACATCGATACGAGAAATGTTTATACGGCCAGAAACCTGTGTGGAAAAATTCTAGCCAAAGAGCATCCAGTAGAAGGTGATATTGTTATTTCTGTACCGGATTCCGGGACTGTAGCCGCCATTGGTTATGCAAAGGAATCAGGCATACCTTATGGAGAAGGATTTATTAAAAACAGATATGTAGGAAGAACTTTTATTCAGCCGGATCAGAGAATGAGAGAGTTGAGCGTAAGATTAAAACTGAATGTTCTAAAAGAAAATGTAGCAGGAAAAAGAGTAATCATGATTGATGATTCTATAGTCAGAGGGACTACAAGCGCTAAAATTGTAAGGATGCTTAAAGAGGCAGGAGCAAAAGAAGTACATGTAAGGGTAGCTTCTCCCCCTGTTACGGACCCTTGTTTCTTTGGAATAGATACCCCTGACAAGAGCAAACTCATAGCCGCCACACATACCATAGAAGAAATCAGAAAAGGCATGGGAGCAGATTCTCTGGGCTATCTGAGTGTTGAAGGTATGCTTGAAGCTATAGGATTAGGAGATGATAAAGTTTGCACCGCCTGTTTCACCGGAGATTATCCTATGGAGCTGCCTGAATCAGGTATGGAATTTGAAGATTAA
- the purH gene encoding bifunctional phosphoribosylaminoimidazolecarboxamide formyltransferase/IMP cyclohydrolase, translating into MRALISVSDKTGVVDFAKALSELGVEIISTGGTHQRLADNGIKVMGISEVTGFPECLDGRVKTLHPAVHGGILARRDKPEHMKQLGDLNIETIDIVAINLYPFKETILKPGVTLEEAIENIDIGGPTMLRSAAKNHKDVVVICDPSDYGNVIEELKENHSVSMDTKYRLALKVFQHTAAYDAMISDYLRKQIGAELPSNLTLTFEKVQDLRYGENPHQKACYYKEVQAPAGSLVNAVQLHGKELSFNNINDTQGALAALKEFTEPAVVAVKHANPCGVGTGFDLLSAYNKAYECDPTSIYGGIVAANRTVDADTAKEMSKIFLEIIIAPDFTEEAMAILTQKKNIRLLTLSDITKKPEGQIDIKKVSGGLLVQDTDEVLFDEDEIKIVTDRIPTEREMEDMKLAMKVVKHIKSNGIVIAKDGKTVGIGPGQVNRIWAVENAIKQSNFSLKDSVLASDAFFPFDDCVTAAAAAGVTAIIQPGGSVRDEESIKKANELGIAMVFTGVRHFKH; encoded by the coding sequence ATGAGAGCGTTAATAAGTGTTTCTGATAAAACAGGTGTAGTTGATTTTGCTAAGGCATTATCAGAACTTGGAGTGGAAATTATATCTACAGGGGGGACTCACCAGAGGCTGGCTGATAATGGCATAAAGGTGATGGGCATCTCTGAAGTGACTGGATTTCCTGAATGTCTGGACGGAAGGGTCAAGACCCTGCACCCAGCTGTGCATGGAGGCATTCTTGCCAGAAGAGATAAACCGGAACATATGAAACAGCTTGGAGACTTAAACATTGAGACCATTGATATTGTTGCCATTAACCTTTATCCCTTTAAGGAAACTATTTTAAAACCAGGTGTTACTTTAGAAGAAGCTATTGAAAATATTGATATAGGCGGACCTACAATGCTTCGTTCTGCAGCTAAGAATCATAAAGATGTGGTTGTTATCTGCGATCCTTCTGATTATGGAAATGTGATAGAAGAACTGAAAGAAAATCATAGCGTTTCTATGGATACAAAGTATAGGCTGGCATTAAAGGTATTTCAGCATACAGCAGCATATGATGCTATGATTTCAGATTATTTAAGGAAGCAGATTGGAGCAGAGCTGCCATCGAATCTGACTCTGACTTTTGAAAAGGTTCAGGACTTAAGATATGGTGAGAATCCTCATCAGAAGGCCTGCTATTATAAGGAAGTACAAGCACCTGCAGGAAGCCTGGTCAATGCTGTCCAGCTTCATGGAAAAGAGTTGTCCTTTAATAATATAAATGATACCCAGGGAGCATTGGCTGCCCTGAAGGAGTTTACAGAGCCTGCAGTTGTTGCTGTGAAACATGCGAATCCATGTGGTGTAGGAACAGGGTTCGATCTTCTTTCAGCCTATAACAAAGCTTATGAATGCGATCCTACTTCCATCTATGGAGGTATTGTGGCAGCAAACAGAACTGTTGATGCAGATACAGCTAAGGAAATGAGCAAGATTTTCCTTGAAATTATTATTGCACCTGATTTTACAGAAGAAGCCATGGCTATCCTGACTCAAAAGAAAAATATCAGGCTGCTTACCCTTTCAGATATTACAAAGAAGCCAGAAGGCCAGATTGATATCAAGAAGGTTTCAGGCGGCTTGCTGGTGCAGGATACGGATGAGGTATTGTTTGATGAAGATGAGATAAAAATTGTTACAGACAGAATTCCTACTGAGCGGGAAATGGAGGACATGAAACTTGCCATGAAAGTGGTAAAACATATCAAATCAAACGGCATTGTCATTGCAAAGGATGGAAAGACTGTGGGAATCGGACCTGGACAGGTAAACAGAATATGGGCAGTTGAAAATGCAATAAAGCAGTCAAACTTTTCTCTAAAGGATTCTGTACTTGCATCAGATGCTTTCTTCCCATTTGATGACTGCGTAACTGCAGCAGCTGCTGCTGGGGTGACCGCTATTATTCAGCCCGGAGGATCTGTGAGAGATGAAGAATCTATCAAAAAAGCCAATGAACTGGGCATTGCAATGGTATTTACCGGAGTACGCCACTTCAAGCACTAG
- the purC gene encoding phosphoribosylaminoimidazolesuccinocarboxamide synthase: MKKLEMLYEGKAKRVYKTDDAKMFIVDYKDDATAFNGLKKGQIAGKGVVNNTMANIIFKMLEEKGIPTHLVEQLSERETLVKAVKILPLEVIIRNVSAGSFSKRYGVEEGIVFKQPVLEFSYKNDDLGDPLINDDHILALELATEEQLSDVKKYAYAVNEALKEFFLERELKLIDFKIEFGLYDGKVILADEISPDTCRLWDVNTNEKMDKDRFRRDLGNVEETYQEVFNRVQK, encoded by the coding sequence ATGAAAAAGTTAGAAATGCTATATGAAGGAAAAGCAAAGAGAGTATACAAAACTGATGATGCTAAAATGTTTATTGTAGATTACAAAGACGATGCAACTGCCTTTAACGGACTTAAAAAGGGCCAGATTGCAGGCAAAGGTGTTGTAAACAATACAATGGCTAATATTATTTTTAAAATGCTTGAGGAAAAAGGCATACCTACCCATCTGGTAGAACAGTTGAGCGAGAGAGAAACTTTAGTAAAGGCAGTGAAAATTCTTCCTCTGGAAGTAATCATCCGAAACGTATCAGCAGGTTCATTTTCAAAAAGATACGGAGTAGAAGAAGGTATTGTTTTCAAACAGCCCGTTTTGGAATTTTCATATAAGAATGATGACCTGGGAGACCCGCTTATTAATGATGACCACATTCTTGCACTGGAACTAGCAACGGAAGAGCAGCTTTCCGATGTAAAAAAATATGCCTATGCAGTAAATGAAGCGTTAAAGGAGTTTTTCCTTGAAAGAGAGTTAAAGCTTATTGATTTTAAGATTGAATTTGGTTTATACGATGGTAAAGTAATTCTTGCTGATGAAATTTCTCCGGATACATGCAGACTGTGGGATGTAAACACAAATGAGAAAATGGATAAGGACAGGTTTAGAAGAGATCTTGGAAATGTGGAAGAAACCTATCAGGAGGTATTCAACAGGGTACAGAAATAG
- the purE gene encoding 5-(carboxyamino)imidazole ribonucleotide mutase encodes MKVAIVMGSKSDYPVVQKAEDLLKEFGVECETRIISAHRTPRVAEEFASTAEEKGIEVIIAAAGKAAHLAGVLAATTPLPVIGIPMKSSTMDGLDSLLSVVQMPKGVPVATVAIDGAENSALLAIQMLSIKYPELRQKIKDYKVKMEKDIIALDAEFNK; translated from the coding sequence ATGAAGGTTGCAATAGTAATGGGCAGTAAATCAGACTACCCGGTAGTTCAGAAAGCAGAAGATTTGTTAAAAGAGTTTGGGGTGGAGTGTGAAACCAGAATTATTTCTGCTCACAGAACCCCAAGAGTGGCAGAAGAATTTGCCAGCACCGCAGAGGAAAAAGGAATTGAAGTGATTATAGCAGCAGCTGGAAAAGCAGCACATCTGGCAGGAGTACTGGCGGCTACCACACCACTTCCGGTGATAGGAATTCCTATGAAATCAAGTACTATGGACGGCTTGGATTCCCTGTTATCCGTTGTGCAGATGCCTAAAGGAGTGCCCGTTGCAACCGTAGCTATTGACGGTGCAGAAAATTCAGCACTTCTGGCAATCCAGATGCTAAGTATTAAATATCCTGAGTTGAGACAAAAAATAAAAGATTATAAAGTAAAAATGGAAAAAGATATCATAGCATTAGATGCAGAATTTAACAAATAA
- a CDS encoding BlaI/MecI/CopY family transcriptional regulator, which produces MRDNKFSLTPNEQEIMELLWSENQPLSRSQIIELSTERSWKSSSIHILLNQLLKKEAIKVDGFVKTGKNYGRTFSASITKGDYEAMQLKKSFGTFSLKSADLGDFVASLFQDEEIDDETLNRLEAILEAKKRSKKK; this is translated from the coding sequence ATGAGAGACAATAAATTTTCATTAACTCCAAATGAACAGGAAATTATGGAGCTTTTATGGTCGGAGAACCAGCCATTATCACGTTCCCAAATTATAGAGCTGTCCACCGAACGAAGCTGGAAATCCAGTTCCATTCATATATTGCTTAATCAACTATTGAAAAAGGAGGCAATTAAGGTGGATGGATTTGTTAAGACCGGGAAAAATTATGGTCGTACTTTTTCGGCATCGATTACCAAAGGAGATTATGAAGCTATGCAGCTTAAAAAAAGTTTTGGGACTTTTTCTTTAAAGTCCGCTGACTTGGGCGATTTCGTGGCTTCTCTCTTTCAAGATGAGGAAATTGATGATGAAACACTTAACCGTTTAGAGGCTATACTTGAGGCAAAAAAAAGGAGTAAGAAGAAATAG